A portion of the Paenibacillus hamazuiensis genome contains these proteins:
- a CDS encoding response regulator transcription factor — MKNEGYRVLEAENGVQVLEALRREPVDLVILDVMMPEMDGIQACFKIRERSNVPIIMLSAKSEDIDKIAGLTTGADDYVAKPFNPLELVARVRAQLRRQSFAGSGAAKAADDAVIEIDDLIINKDRHQVSVRGKDVALTPTEFSILELLASNRGRVFNIDNIYQSVWKEEKFLSDNTIMVHIRKIREKIEDNPREPRYLKTVWGVGYKID; from the coding sequence ATGAAAAATGAAGGCTACCGCGTGCTTGAGGCGGAAAACGGAGTCCAGGTGTTGGAGGCGCTGCGCCGCGAACCGGTCGATCTCGTCATTCTGGACGTAATGATGCCGGAGATGGACGGCATTCAGGCCTGCTTCAAGATCAGGGAACGATCGAACGTGCCGATTATCATGCTTTCCGCCAAAAGCGAGGATATCGATAAAATCGCCGGGCTCACGACGGGAGCCGACGACTACGTGGCGAAGCCGTTCAATCCGCTCGAGCTGGTCGCCCGGGTTCGAGCGCAGCTGCGCAGGCAGTCGTTTGCCGGCTCCGGTGCGGCGAAAGCGGCCGATGATGCCGTTATTGAAATCGACGATCTGATCATCAACAAAGATCGCCATCAGGTTTCAGTCCGCGGCAAGGACGTGGCGTTGACCCCTACCGAATTTTCGATTTTGGAGCTGCTGGCGAGCAACCGCGGCCGCGTCTTTAACATCGACAACATCTATCAAAGCGTATGGAAAGAGGAGAAGTTTTTATCCGATAACACCATCATGGTGCACATCCGCAAAATCCGCGAAAAAATCGAAGACAACCCCAGAGAACCGCGTTATCTCAAAACCGTTTGGGGAGTGGGATATAAAATTGATTAA
- a CDS encoding class I SAM-dependent methyltransferase, which translates to MVRVIREKLIFLHKFICSPGQIGSVTPSSGFLAKKMMEPVTWGKMEYAAELGAGTGAITRYVNRAKPKKTKVLLFEKDPYLRTRLARDFPDYACYADACELRSALQEEGIDGLDCIWSGLPFFNFPQAVRDRLMEQIAASLKPGGLFIAFQYSLQMKEQLGGVFDIEHIRFVPLNVPPAFVYVCKKKEE; encoded by the coding sequence ATGGTTAGAGTGATCAGGGAAAAACTGATTTTTCTGCATAAATTTATATGTTCGCCGGGGCAAATCGGGAGCGTGACGCCAAGCTCCGGATTTCTCGCGAAAAAGATGATGGAACCGGTAACTTGGGGTAAAATGGAATATGCAGCCGAACTCGGCGCCGGCACGGGGGCGATCACCCGTTACGTGAACCGGGCCAAGCCAAAGAAAACGAAGGTGCTGCTGTTCGAAAAAGATCCGTATTTGCGCACCCGGCTTGCCCGGGACTTTCCGGATTATGCTTGCTACGCGGATGCTTGCGAGCTGCGGTCCGCTCTGCAGGAAGAAGGCATCGACGGACTCGACTGCATATGGAGCGGTCTTCCGTTTTTCAATTTTCCGCAAGCCGTGCGCGACCGCCTTATGGAGCAAATTGCGGCATCCTTGAAACCCGGCGGCCTGTTTATCGCTTTCCAGTATTCCCTGCAAATGAAGGAGCAGCTCGGCGGGGTGTTCGATATCGAGCACATCCGCTTCGTTCCGCTGAACGTGCCACCGGCTTTCGTATACGTTTGCAAGAAGAAGGAGGAATGA
- a CDS encoding S-layer homology domain-containing protein — translation MAMTLRNLRKRWKKQLIMLLLIAMVAASFSNLVAPLEAEAASPANLVASYDFNGNFSDSLGNSQLSVVSGTYGGKTYSNSTSAFGTDLSVTDSTYWRWTSNAQNGGGFTIDLDPNISDHYSIGLRFSFDSIPGGYAKIIDYKNKTSDDGFYFNNGKLNFYPTSTGNLTTAANQVVDIIATRDRTTQKFIAYMVVNGVLAKQIETVGSNSVPVIVNGKVRFGFFHDDYATAGEKTTGGKVYSIKFWDGPITQEQAQGAMNTPAPALSATATAGTAPGTTKLTATPGAGHTLAVRVSDAAIAVPNIGEAAPTGTGVINPYASGADISSVDATTNKYVGIYEIDALGKIVAFKMITLTAGEISPAGAASAPGGVTGKPVVWLKAEDAVPAANGSALTGWTNQAGENKFQVDGALAGKPNYQAAGVNFNPVVAFNGNARLLGDKSVTMAEAYTVTAWNGAKDAARGAVVAPVDLSPLGNGRYFFDSVGVLYAGNGDGGYLQASPPENGEYAVWTASFPSILRKNGINAGSGTTGATMTDIPQIGSRKADATNNNYLKGNIAEVIVLNSAATADERSRIESYLALKYGLTLNNGKSDYVASNGSKMWSAADNAGFDQRITGIGKDSASGLEQKQSKSQENGALVTIAAGNEIKASNEAYPEGTIQNDLSFLTFSDNGGDTAYNTAVGSSNLQRMARAFKVDKTNWKDGNVTLQLDGTQTDKLTYVVIGGDSGFTGTLKVAQLTEGKVTLNSSDLADGSYFTFAQVVAVSKAPGGVSGASLWLKGDKDATANGAGQLTGWTDQTGTNRFEVKGAPAYKSEAANFNPAVSFDNTTKPNQNPNQYLIGDKQITYKDGYVVFKQTDGTAVGSAAPRPGGYGVGIFSKWGKLYIGNGATGTYRGFSFNDASRYYLAAFDAAASIESQGRLNGTPQTVAGDNSFSQIDFTPVIGGTFGGGNPNNWSHFKGELAEVVLYPASHTVQEKQQIESYLALKYGLTLNGGKTDYTTSKGSKFWTADNNQGYGNRITGIGRDDGSDLYQKQSKSQVQGALVTIALGDSVQASNAANTNTIDADSSFFVFSDNGATAKYETNVPEAPGHTLKQLNRMFKVEKSNWQDRNITLKLDVAAENPSVLYYLIIDGVNSGIKLDAAGQATFDSSKLGNGSLFTFAKVYKNVLQSKLTGIKGLTEASYTPESWTALQTALTDAEAVLNNPGSTQEQVDAVLAALETARANLSSVADKLKTKMDEVQNEITIGTLKPGDYTTDSWGVLTRALDDAKALLNRTPQATPVELGQALSALELARGTLVDLSKLRAKEAEIVGEQLNPARYTPTSWQELQQALSEAQAVLSDPDATQAEVDAAKTALEKARTALVPVADKSKLQEKKDAINGEGLTESEFTPESWAALKNALVRAETVLSDPDATQQEVDTALAVLISARNNLVKARASLDVLDAVYKVGDGNPVPIALYPQFDGKLYLNYEAVVPNAVDKISINPKTFDPNGTVSVTLNGQPVNAADWSNLPLKEGLNVIKVETTGPDGSKNVYTIEVMRVTGKLVSLTPSEGSMVPAFNPDEKTYNLSVSKNVYALQWTPVALDPQAVIEISINGGPFAKVTSGTASEALPLQGGVNTIVVKVTDRDGGITQYTITVTRKSSSSSSGGNSGGGSGGGTGTSSPTDIISSVNDKDADFAAGTVDNSGDRTRTNVVIDADKLAELIDQGTGQKFVIRVPNDGDIETKGLTAELVRRLTESGSSLEIGNLLAIYPIPGKQLNLSDIAKKLNDAALGDIEVQVEIKRASASLNEIAKDKASTQGYELLVSPVDLKLSFSSRGQTAQANRLSGYAAKYIALPEGIDPNRITTGVYVNPDGTVFHLPTVVTKIDNRYFARINDLRSSGTYSVIWNPQDLDDVKNHWAREDVNDVVARLILEGTGNNTFTPDRNVIRSEFAAITATGMGLMRQNIDGNTFGDVPPSSWYHDAVAVASEFGIVLGYEDGLFHGDRQITREQGIAMISRAYDLIETKSSKSEAEIEKILSSYSDAANVSGWAKEAVARMIAAGIVEGREGQMLRPQESMTRAEASALIRRLLKSTNLID, via the coding sequence ATGGCAATGACATTGCGGAATTTGCGCAAACGTTGGAAAAAGCAGCTCATTATGCTGCTTCTGATCGCCATGGTGGCGGCAAGCTTCTCCAATCTCGTTGCGCCGCTTGAGGCAGAGGCGGCAAGTCCGGCGAATCTGGTCGCGAGCTATGATTTTAACGGGAATTTCTCGGACAGTCTCGGTAACTCCCAATTGTCGGTAGTATCCGGCACCTATGGGGGCAAAACTTACAGCAATTCGACGTCCGCATTTGGGACCGATTTATCCGTTACCGATTCCACCTACTGGCGGTGGACCTCCAACGCACAGAACGGCGGGGGGTTCACGATCGATCTGGACCCCAATATCAGCGACCATTACAGCATCGGCTTGAGGTTCTCTTTTGATTCAATACCGGGTGGGTATGCAAAAATAATTGACTACAAAAACAAAACCTCGGACGACGGATTTTATTTTAACAATGGCAAACTTAATTTTTATCCCACGTCTACTGGAAATCTGACGACAGCGGCCAACCAAGTAGTGGACATTATCGCTACGAGAGATAGAACGACCCAAAAGTTTATCGCCTATATGGTAGTAAACGGCGTTTTAGCCAAGCAAATTGAAACTGTGGGCAGCAATTCTGTTCCGGTAATCGTGAATGGGAAAGTACGTTTCGGTTTCTTCCATGACGACTATGCTACTGCCGGCGAGAAGACGACCGGCGGCAAAGTGTACTCAATCAAATTTTGGGACGGCCCAATTACCCAAGAACAGGCTCAGGGAGCTATGAATACGCCCGCGCCGGCCTTAAGCGCGACTGCGACGGCAGGCACTGCGCCTGGAACGACGAAACTAACAGCGACCCCGGGAGCGGGACACACATTGGCCGTTCGTGTATCAGACGCTGCGATTGCCGTTCCGAATATCGGGGAAGCAGCGCCTACGGGAACGGGAGTCATTAACCCGTATGCGTCCGGCGCGGACATTAGCAGTGTGGATGCGACGACGAACAAGTATGTAGGCATTTACGAGATTGATGCGCTGGGCAAAATCGTAGCTTTCAAGATGATTACGCTGACGGCAGGCGAGATCTCGCCGGCAGGTGCGGCAAGCGCACCCGGCGGCGTAACCGGAAAGCCGGTCGTATGGTTGAAAGCGGAGGATGCCGTTCCTGCCGCGAACGGTTCCGCTTTGACAGGCTGGACGAACCAGGCTGGCGAGAATAAATTCCAAGTGGATGGAGCATTGGCCGGAAAGCCGAATTATCAGGCTGCAGGCGTTAACTTTAACCCTGTGGTCGCTTTTAACGGCAACGCTCGCCTTCTCGGCGACAAAAGCGTTACGATGGCGGAAGCGTACACGGTTACGGCGTGGAATGGAGCGAAAGACGCCGCCCGTGGAGCGGTAGTTGCGCCGGTCGATCTTTCTCCACTCGGCAACGGGAGATACTTCTTTGATTCGGTAGGCGTTCTGTATGCCGGCAACGGCGATGGAGGTTATTTGCAGGCAAGCCCGCCCGAAAATGGGGAGTACGCAGTCTGGACGGCCTCGTTCCCGAGCATTTTGAGGAAAAACGGCATTAATGCAGGGTCCGGGACAACAGGCGCAACGATGACGGACATTCCTCAAATCGGCAGCCGCAAGGCCGATGCTACCAACAATAACTATCTCAAAGGCAATATCGCAGAAGTGATCGTATTGAACAGCGCGGCAACAGCGGATGAGCGGAGCAGGATCGAAAGCTACTTGGCGCTCAAATACGGCTTGACGCTGAATAACGGCAAATCGGATTATGTGGCCAGCAACGGCAGTAAAATGTGGTCGGCGGCGGATAACGCCGGATTCGACCAGCGCATTACCGGTATCGGCAAAGATTCCGCGAGCGGTTTGGAGCAAAAGCAATCCAAGTCCCAGGAAAACGGGGCGCTCGTGACAATTGCCGCAGGCAATGAAATCAAAGCTTCCAACGAAGCGTATCCGGAAGGCACCATTCAGAACGATCTTTCGTTCCTTACGTTTAGCGACAACGGCGGCGATACGGCTTATAACACGGCTGTCGGCAGTTCGAACCTGCAGCGGATGGCGCGTGCGTTCAAGGTCGACAAAACGAACTGGAAAGACGGGAATGTCACATTGCAGCTTGACGGCACGCAAACCGACAAACTGACCTATGTCGTGATCGGAGGCGATTCCGGATTTACCGGAACGCTGAAAGTCGCACAGTTGACAGAGGGGAAGGTCACTTTGAACAGCTCGGATTTGGCTGACGGCAGCTACTTTACGTTCGCGCAGGTGGTCGCCGTATCAAAAGCTCCGGGCGGCGTAAGCGGCGCCTCCTTGTGGCTGAAGGGCGATAAAGACGCCACCGCTAACGGGGCAGGGCAGCTTACCGGCTGGACCGATCAGACGGGCACGAACCGATTCGAGGTGAAAGGTGCGCCGGCTTATAAGTCCGAAGCAGCCAACTTCAATCCTGCCGTATCGTTCGATAATACGACAAAGCCGAATCAAAATCCGAACCAGTATCTGATCGGTGACAAGCAAATTACGTACAAGGACGGATATGTCGTATTCAAGCAGACGGACGGCACGGCCGTCGGATCGGCAGCTCCGCGTCCGGGCGGGTACGGAGTCGGCATCTTTTCGAAGTGGGGCAAATTGTATATAGGCAACGGAGCGACCGGCACTTATCGCGGATTTTCCTTTAACGACGCTTCCCGGTATTATTTGGCCGCTTTTGATGCAGCCGCTTCGATAGAGTCTCAAGGCCGATTGAACGGAACGCCTCAAACCGTTGCAGGCGACAATTCGTTTAGCCAAATCGACTTTACTCCGGTCATCGGAGGCACGTTCGGCGGAGGGAATCCGAACAACTGGTCCCATTTCAAAGGCGAGCTCGCCGAAGTTGTTCTTTACCCGGCAAGCCATACCGTACAAGAGAAACAACAGATCGAAAGCTACCTGGCTTTGAAATACGGCTTGACGCTGAATGGCGGCAAAACGGATTATACGACCAGCAAAGGCAGCAAGTTTTGGACGGCCGACAACAATCAGGGCTACGGCAACCGGATTACCGGCATCGGCCGGGATGACGGCAGCGACTTGTATCAAAAGCAGTCCAAATCGCAAGTGCAAGGCGCGCTGGTGACGATCGCCTTGGGCGACTCCGTTCAAGCGTCCAATGCAGCCAATACGAATACGATTGACGCCGATTCTTCGTTTTTCGTTTTCAGCGACAACGGCGCAACTGCCAAATATGAAACCAATGTTCCGGAAGCTCCGGGACATACGCTCAAGCAGTTGAACCGTATGTTCAAGGTGGAAAAGTCGAATTGGCAGGACCGGAACATCACCTTGAAGTTGGATGTGGCAGCCGAAAATCCTTCCGTACTGTACTATCTCATTATCGACGGAGTGAATTCGGGCATTAAGCTGGATGCGGCGGGTCAGGCTACTTTTGACAGCAGCAAGCTCGGCAACGGTTCTTTATTCACTTTCGCGAAAGTGTACAAAAACGTTCTTCAGAGCAAGCTGACCGGAATCAAAGGTTTGACGGAGGCGAGCTACACGCCGGAAAGCTGGACGGCGCTGCAAACTGCGCTGACTGATGCCGAAGCCGTGCTGAACAATCCGGGTTCTACGCAGGAGCAAGTCGATGCGGTCTTGGCCGCTTTGGAAACCGCCCGGGCCAACTTGAGCAGCGTGGCTGACAAGCTGAAAACCAAAATGGACGAAGTCCAAAATGAGATTACAATCGGCACCTTGAAACCGGGCGATTACACGACAGACAGCTGGGGAGTTCTGACCAGGGCTCTGGACGACGCGAAAGCGCTGCTTAACCGCACGCCGCAAGCTACTCCGGTCGAGCTCGGACAAGCATTGTCCGCACTGGAACTGGCGCGGGGCACTTTGGTCGATTTGAGCAAGCTGCGTGCCAAGGAAGCGGAGATTGTCGGCGAACAATTAAATCCGGCAAGATATACGCCAACCAGCTGGCAGGAGCTGCAGCAAGCGCTGAGCGAGGCACAAGCCGTGCTGTCCGATCCGGATGCGACGCAAGCCGAGGTTGATGCGGCGAAGACTGCGCTGGAAAAGGCGAGAACCGCTCTGGTTCCGGTAGCCGATAAATCCAAGCTGCAGGAGAAAAAAGACGCAATCAACGGCGAAGGCTTGACGGAATCGGAATTCACGCCGGAAAGTTGGGCGGCGCTGAAAAATGCGCTGGTTCGGGCCGAGACGGTGCTGAGCGATCCGGACGCAACCCAACAGGAAGTCGATACGGCGTTAGCCGTCCTGATTTCCGCACGCAATAACCTGGTGAAAGCGAGAGCTAGTCTCGATGTACTCGATGCGGTTTACAAGGTCGGGGACGGGAATCCGGTCCCAATCGCACTGTACCCGCAATTTGACGGAAAGCTGTACCTGAATTACGAAGCTGTTGTTCCGAACGCTGTTGACAAAATCAGCATCAATCCGAAGACGTTTGATCCGAACGGTACGGTTAGCGTGACGTTGAACGGCCAACCGGTGAATGCGGCGGATTGGAGCAATTTGCCGCTCAAGGAAGGTCTTAACGTAATTAAAGTGGAAACGACGGGGCCGGACGGCAGCAAGAACGTTTACACCATCGAGGTGATGCGCGTTACCGGCAAGCTTGTATCGCTCACGCCATCCGAAGGCAGCATGGTCCCGGCTTTCAATCCGGACGAAAAAACGTACAACTTGAGCGTATCCAAAAACGTATATGCGCTTCAATGGACGCCGGTTGCGCTTGATCCGCAGGCTGTCATCGAGATCAGCATCAACGGCGGACCTTTCGCGAAAGTGACTAGCGGAACGGCAAGCGAAGCTCTTCCGCTGCAGGGCGGCGTTAACACGATCGTCGTCAAGGTTACGGACCGTGACGGAGGAATTACGCAGTATACGATTACTGTAACCAGAAAATCCTCTTCCTCCTCGAGCGGAGGCAATTCGGGAGGCGGATCTGGAGGCGGTACAGGCACTTCCAGCCCGACAGACATTATTTCGAGCGTAAACGACAAGGATGCCGACTTTGCCGCCGGAACCGTGGACAATTCCGGTGATCGGACACGAACGAACGTTGTCATCGATGCCGATAAGCTGGCGGAGCTGATCGATCAGGGCACCGGACAGAAGTTCGTCATTCGTGTTCCGAACGATGGGGATATCGAAACGAAAGGTTTGACGGCCGAGCTTGTCCGGCGATTGACGGAATCCGGTTCGAGTTTGGAAATCGGCAACTTGCTGGCGATTTATCCGATTCCGGGCAAACAACTGAACTTGAGCGACATTGCAAAAAAATTAAACGATGCCGCCCTGGGAGATATTGAGGTCCAGGTCGAGATCAAGCGCGCTTCCGCATCTTTGAACGAGATTGCCAAGGATAAGGCGTCGACCCAAGGTTATGAGCTGCTCGTTTCGCCTGTCGATCTGAAGCTCAGCTTCTCCAGCCGGGGACAAACGGCCCAAGCGAATCGATTGAGCGGATATGCGGCGAAATATATCGCATTGCCGGAAGGTATCGATCCGAACCGGATTACAACAGGCGTTTACGTAAATCCGGACGGAACCGTGTTCCATCTGCCGACGGTCGTTACGAAAATCGACAACCGCTATTTCGCTCGGATCAACGATCTGCGCAGCAGCGGCACATATTCCGTGATCTGGAATCCGCAGGATCTCGATGATGTGAAAAACCATTGGGCCAGAGAGGACGTTAACGATGTCGTCGCAAGGCTGATTCTTGAGGGGACCGGGAACAACACGTTTACCCCTGACCGGAATGTAATTCGTTCCGAGTTTGCGGCAATTACGGCAACGGGTATGGGTCTCATGCGTCAAAATATTGACGGGAACACGTTTGGCGATGTTCCTCCATCCTCTTGGTATCATGATGCGGTTGCCGTCGCTAGTGAATTCGGCATCGTGCTCGGTTACGAGGACGGCCTTTTCCACGGCGATCGGCAAATCACGCGGGAGCAGGGCATTGCCATGATTTCGCGGGCTTACGATCTGATTGAGACGAAAAGCTCGAAGAGCGAGGCGGAGATCGAAAAGATCCTTTCCTCTTACAGCGATGCGGCGAATGTATCCGGCTGGGCGAAAGAAGCCGTTGCCCGGATGATTGCGGCCGGAATCGTCGAAGGCCGGGAAGGCCAAATGCTGAGACCGCAAGAGAGCATGACTCGCGCGGAAGCATCGGCATTAATTAGAAGATTGCTCAAATCCACAAATTTGATCGATTGA
- the clpP gene encoding ATP-dependent Clp endopeptidase proteolytic subunit ClpP, with translation MNYVPIVIEQSGRGERSYDIYSRLLKDRIVILGSEVNDQVANAIIAQLLFLAADDPEKDIHLYINSPGGSTTAGMAIYDTMQFIKPDVSTICVGFAASMGSFLLAGGAKGKRMALPNSEIMIHQPWGGAQGQASDIKIRADHIIKTRALINRIYAERTGQPLEKIERDTDRDYYMTAAEAVEYGLIDKVVTATA, from the coding sequence ATGAATTACGTGCCTATCGTGATAGAGCAAAGCGGGCGCGGCGAGCGCTCTTACGATATTTACTCGCGGCTTTTGAAGGACCGCATCGTCATTTTGGGCAGCGAAGTTAACGATCAGGTGGCGAATGCGATCATAGCCCAGCTGTTGTTTTTGGCGGCGGACGATCCGGAGAAGGATATCCACCTTTATATCAATTCCCCTGGCGGCTCGACGACGGCGGGCATGGCGATCTACGATACGATGCAGTTCATCAAGCCGGACGTCTCGACGATCTGCGTCGGCTTCGCGGCGTCGATGGGCTCCTTCCTGCTTGCCGGAGGGGCGAAAGGCAAGAGAATGGCGCTGCCGAACTCCGAAATCATGATTCACCAGCCATGGGGAGGCGCTCAAGGTCAGGCGTCCGATATTAAAATCCGTGCCGACCATATCATCAAAACCCGCGCGCTGATCAACCGCATCTATGCCGAGCGAACGGGCCAGCCGCTGGAAAAAATCGAGCGGGACACCGACCGCGATTACTACATGACCGCCGCGGAAGCGGTGGAATACGGCTTGATCGACAAGGTGGTCACAGCTACCGCGTAA
- a CDS encoding HAMP domain-containing sensor histidine kinase: MIKDALSVLNWKRNIRGKMFWSAFLSFTAAVYLTSLLGNDLGIITNPFGSYAVMIVSFFLLFYILTRPVVRQLKRLADGLMFLAGGNLDYRVPLSSQDELGKVAQNINYMAEQLQEMMEKERRIEMSKMELITSVSHDLRTPLTSIIGYLNLLKNDDYQDLDEHKRYIGNAFNKTQQLKKLIDDLFEYTRLTSGAEQLDLRTVDLSGLLEQIIAEFEPIAQEHSLTVRTDLGQGRVFGSVDVEKFVRAVDNLLVNALKFSVQTGDIAVRLAEREEHIRLEVENRGKPITKEQEQLLFERFYKAEPSRSDNRMPPGGGLGLSIAKNIVELHGGRIGLHHHEGLFVFYIELPRT; encoded by the coding sequence TTGATTAAAGATGCTTTGTCCGTGCTGAACTGGAAAAGAAATATCCGGGGCAAGATGTTTTGGTCCGCTTTTTTGAGCTTCACTGCCGCGGTGTATCTAACGTCACTTTTGGGCAATGATCTCGGCATCATTACCAATCCGTTTGGCAGCTACGCGGTGATGATCGTTTCTTTTTTCCTGCTGTTTTATATTCTGACGAGGCCCGTCGTTCGTCAACTGAAGAGGCTTGCCGACGGTCTGATGTTTTTGGCTGGCGGAAATCTGGATTACCGGGTGCCGCTGTCCAGTCAGGACGAGCTCGGAAAGGTTGCGCAAAACATCAATTACATGGCGGAACAGCTGCAAGAGATGATGGAAAAAGAACGCCGGATCGAAATGTCGAAAATGGAGCTGATCACGAGCGTCTCCCACGATTTGCGCACGCCGCTCACCAGCATTATCGGTTATTTGAATTTGCTGAAAAACGACGATTATCAAGATCTTGACGAACATAAACGGTACATCGGCAATGCGTTTAACAAAACGCAGCAGCTGAAAAAGCTGATTGACGATCTGTTCGAATATACGCGACTGACGAGCGGAGCGGAGCAGCTTGATCTCCGCACCGTCGATTTGAGCGGTTTGCTGGAGCAAATCATCGCCGAATTCGAGCCGATTGCGCAGGAACACTCGCTGACGGTCCGTACGGACTTGGGGCAAGGAAGGGTGTTCGGAAGCGTCGACGTCGAAAAATTCGTGCGGGCTGTCGATAATTTGCTCGTCAATGCGCTGAAGTTTTCGGTGCAGACCGGTGACATTGCCGTCAGGCTGGCCGAGAGAGAGGAGCATATTCGTCTCGAGGTGGAAAACCGCGGCAAGCCGATCACGAAGGAGCAGGAGCAGCTGCTCTTCGAGCGCTTCTATAAAGCCGAGCCGTCGCGAAGCGATAACCGGATGCCGCCGGGGGGAGGGCTCGGGCTTTCGATCGCGAAAAACATCGTAGAGCTGCACGGCGGACGAATCGGCTTACATCATCATGAAGGCCTCTTTGTTTTTTATATCGAACTTCCGCGGACTTGA
- a CDS encoding NAD(P)H-hydrate dehydratase, whose protein sequence is MYVVTAEEMRALDRYTIDLIGIPALVLMENAGRAVAEEVERIAAVVGRRWLILAGKGNNGADGLVCARHLLEAGLQPMVVYAADPRTLTGEAAVQRDIAAKLGVPCVEYDGAALPWHECDGVVDALLGTGTSGPPRGIYARLVEEANASGKPIVAVDIPSGLDADTGEVPGPCIRAVKTVALAFKKRGLVQYPGADYAGDVVVRFIGIPSRLAEEHGVAVVELGEQSFLARLRVDPAGVRPADTHKGSYGHVLVAAGSRAMSGAGLLAATAALRGGCGLATWALPDSLVPALLGRRPELMLAGVADGGSGDWSRSDPQALLALAAGKQALVIGPGMGRWPGDSAWLRAIWEGADLPLVIDADALNMIADAADFGAWPARRAPAVLTPHPGEMARLAGIGTREVQRDRIGLARRYAMQHGVTLVLKGARTVCAAPSGEAYVGSTGNAGMATAGAGDVLAGVIGALLAQGLSAVQAAALGVYAHGAAGDRAAAGRRSAGSLIAGDIIAEL, encoded by the coding sequence ATGTACGTAGTGACCGCTGAGGAAATGAGGGCGCTGGACCGGTATACGATCGATCTGATCGGCATTCCGGCACTGGTGCTGATGGAAAACGCCGGCCGTGCCGTGGCGGAGGAGGTGGAGCGCATCGCGGCTGTGGTTGGGCGCCGTTGGCTGATTTTGGCCGGGAAAGGCAACAACGGGGCCGACGGCCTCGTCTGCGCGCGGCATCTGCTGGAAGCCGGGCTGCAGCCGATGGTGGTGTATGCCGCCGACCCGCGGACGCTGACCGGGGAAGCGGCCGTGCAGCGGGACATCGCCGCAAAGCTTGGCGTGCCTTGTGTGGAGTACGACGGGGCTGCGCTCCCGTGGCACGAATGCGACGGCGTGGTCGATGCACTGCTCGGCACGGGAACGAGCGGTCCGCCGCGCGGCATATACGCGCGCCTGGTCGAAGAGGCGAACGCCAGCGGCAAGCCGATCGTTGCCGTCGACATCCCGAGCGGGCTGGATGCCGATACGGGCGAGGTGCCCGGGCCGTGCATCCGCGCGGTGAAGACGGTCGCGCTTGCGTTCAAGAAGCGCGGCCTTGTGCAGTACCCGGGCGCCGACTATGCCGGGGACGTCGTCGTCCGCTTCATCGGCATTCCGAGCCGGTTGGCGGAGGAGCACGGAGTCGCCGTCGTGGAGCTCGGCGAGCAGTCGTTTTTGGCGCGGCTAAGGGTGGATCCGGCCGGGGTGCGACCTGCCGATACGCACAAGGGCAGCTACGGCCATGTGCTCGTCGCCGCCGGCAGCCGGGCGATGTCCGGCGCGGGGCTGCTGGCCGCGACGGCCGCGCTGCGCGGAGGCTGCGGGCTCGCGACCTGGGCGCTGCCGGACAGCCTCGTGCCCGCGCTGCTCGGGCGCCGGCCCGAGCTGATGCTCGCCGGCGTGGCGGACGGCGGCAGCGGCGATTGGAGCCGGAGCGACCCGCAGGCGCTGCTGGCGCTCGCCGCCGGTAAGCAGGCGCTCGTCATCGGCCCCGGCATGGGCCGGTGGCCGGGCGACAGCGCCTGGCTGCGGGCGATCTGGGAGGGCGCCGATCTGCCGCTCGTAATCGATGCCGACGCGCTGAACATGATCGCGGATGCGGCCGATTTCGGCGCGTGGCCGGCGAGGCGTGCCCCGGCGGTGCTGACGCCGCATCCGGGCGAGATGGCCCGGTTGGCCGGAATCGGCACCCGCGAGGTGCAGCGCGATCGCATCGGCCTCGCCCGCCGCTATGCGATGCAGCACGGCGTGACGCTCGTGCTGAAGGGCGCCCGCACCGTGTGCGCCGCGCCGTCCGGCGAGGCATACGTGGGCTCCACGGGCAACGCCGGGATGGCGACCGCGGGCGCGGGCGACGTGCTCGCCGGCGTGATCGGCGCGCTGCTCGCGCAAGGGCTGTCCGCCGTGCAGGCGGCCGCGCTCGGCGTCTACGCGCACGGCGCCGCGGGCGACCGGGCGGCGGCGGGACGCCGCTCCGCCGGCTCGCTGATCGCCGGCGACATCATCGCCGAGCTGTAG